One Telluria mixta DNA window includes the following coding sequences:
- a CDS encoding choice-of-anchor X domain-containing protein — translation MPSSRNRNDKPPPRRPSAAPRPRLRRLALAAAAVAVIGLLVWSAMDHGAPVPAAAVAQAPAPRGPHFFGQVQATDLPLPDDRNNRRRQLVENVQLADHTYCSYRTSSQYPVGSRPMTENPDQNRPNDPVASTNPMRLDSGGANTGVQLQTSQSRVYMASGESVAFSLRAVDAGGKTLPLVITRALAQGITYAGTRQTPQVSIPFVDDGTGADPVPNDGAFAGVLAPAQTGLAAFNGTIRTEVRYNVGGKTGVVQFDVIYTPELPAVWTGAPREAVEEGSLVFHLPLDVRMPGRYIVNGRVDDARGHAVALLTFNEVLGPGPNDIKLTMFGKLLRDQTPAPPLTLRDVDGYLLKENTDPDRALLPRLQGKVLTAAAHSPKSYSDDEWQSEERSRYLAEFGKDLREARGRLAAFDPAAPLPPSECMPATR, via the coding sequence GTGCCCTCTAGCCGTAACCGTAACGACAAGCCGCCGCCGCGACGTCCGTCCGCGGCGCCGCGGCCGCGTCTGCGCCGGCTGGCGCTGGCGGCGGCCGCCGTCGCCGTGATCGGGCTGCTCGTATGGAGCGCCATGGACCACGGCGCGCCGGTGCCCGCGGCCGCGGTTGCCCAGGCCCCGGCCCCGCGCGGACCGCACTTCTTCGGCCAGGTCCAGGCCACCGACCTGCCGCTGCCGGACGACCGCAATAACCGGCGCCGGCAACTGGTCGAGAACGTCCAGCTGGCCGACCACACATATTGCAGCTACCGTACGTCCAGCCAGTACCCGGTCGGCTCGCGCCCGATGACGGAAAATCCCGACCAGAACCGCCCCAACGATCCCGTCGCCTCGACGAACCCGATGCGCCTGGACAGCGGCGGCGCCAACACCGGCGTGCAGTTGCAGACGTCGCAGTCGCGCGTCTACATGGCGTCCGGCGAATCGGTGGCGTTCTCGCTGCGCGCCGTCGACGCCGGCGGCAAGACGCTCCCCCTCGTGATCACCCGCGCCCTTGCGCAAGGCATCACGTATGCCGGCACGCGCCAGACGCCGCAGGTCAGCATCCCGTTCGTGGACGACGGCACGGGCGCCGACCCGGTGCCGAACGACGGCGCCTTCGCCGGCGTGCTGGCGCCCGCGCAGACGGGGCTCGCCGCGTTCAACGGCACGATCCGCACCGAGGTGCGCTACAACGTGGGCGGCAAGACGGGCGTCGTGCAATTCGACGTCATCTACACGCCCGAACTGCCGGCCGTGTGGACCGGCGCGCCGCGCGAAGCCGTCGAGGAAGGCTCGCTCGTGTTCCACCTGCCGCTCGACGTGCGCATGCCCGGCCGCTACATCGTGAACGGCCGCGTCGACGACGCCCGCGGCCATGCCGTCGCACTGCTGACCTTCAACGAGGTGCTGGGCCCCGGTCCGAACGACATCAAACTGACGATGTTCGGCAAGCTGCTGCGCGACCAGACACCCGCGCCGCCCCTCACGTTGCGCGACGTCGACGGCTACCTGCTCAAGGAAAACACCGACCCCGACCGCGCGCTGCTGCCGCGGCTGCAGGGCAAGGTCCTGACGGCGGCGGCCCACTCGCCGAAAAGCTATTCGGATGACGAATGGCAGAGCGAGGAACGGTCGCGTTATCTCGCCGAATTCGGCAAGGATCTGCGCGAGGCGCGTGGCCGACTCGCTGCGTTCGACCCGGCCGCGCCGTTGCCGCCAAGCGAGTGCATGCCTGCAACACGGTAG
- a CDS encoding histone deacetylase family protein, producing the protein MSTAIYSHPDCSLHEMGSWHPETPERLRAIEDQLILARLDGLVDQVSAPLADEADILRNHTQGALDLVRENLPAAPGEHYPLDGDTLLCRDSYRAALRAAGAAVAATDAVIAGTVDNAFCAVRPPGHHARPTEPMGFCLFNNVAIAARRALDVHGLERVAIVDFDVHHGNGTAESFRDDPRVLMASFFQHPFYPYTDPEPITATSINVPVPAYTGSDVVRKLVTEQWLPALHAFRPQMIFISAGFDAHKEDDMGGMALVEADYAWITHQVAGIARQYAGGRIVSCLEGGYALSALGRSVVAHVKALAELD; encoded by the coding sequence ATGAGCACAGCCATTTACAGCCACCCGGACTGCTCGCTGCACGAGATGGGCAGCTGGCATCCCGAAACCCCCGAGCGCCTGCGCGCCATCGAGGACCAGTTGATCCTCGCGCGCCTGGACGGCCTCGTCGACCAGGTGAGCGCGCCGCTGGCCGACGAAGCCGACATCCTGCGCAACCATACGCAGGGGGCGCTCGACCTCGTACGCGAGAACCTGCCGGCGGCACCGGGCGAACACTATCCGCTCGACGGCGACACACTGCTGTGCAGGGACAGCTACCGCGCCGCCCTGCGCGCGGCCGGCGCCGCCGTGGCCGCGACGGACGCCGTCATTGCCGGCACCGTCGACAATGCCTTCTGCGCGGTCCGCCCGCCGGGCCACCACGCGCGGCCGACGGAGCCGATGGGCTTCTGCCTCTTCAACAACGTCGCCATCGCCGCGCGCCGCGCGCTCGACGTGCACGGCCTGGAGCGCGTCGCCATCGTCGACTTCGACGTCCATCACGGCAACGGCACGGCGGAGTCGTTCAGGGACGATCCGCGCGTGCTGATGGCCAGCTTCTTCCAGCATCCGTTTTATCCGTACACGGACCCGGAACCTATCACTGCGACCAGTATCAATGTGCCGGTGCCGGCCTACACTGGAAGCGACGTCGTCCGCAAGCTCGTCACCGAACAATGGCTGCCCGCGCTGCACGCGTTCCGCCCGCAGATGATCTTCATCTCGGCCGGCTTCGACGCCCACAAGGAAGACGACATGGGCGGCATGGCCCTCGTCGAGGCGGATTACGCGTGGATCACGCACCAGGTCGCCGGCATCGCGCGGCAGTACGCGGGCGGACGCATCGTCAGCTGCCTGGAGGGCGGCTACGCGCTGTCGGCGCTGGGACGCAGTGTCGTGGCCCACGTCAAGGCGCTCGCGGAACTCGACTGA
- a CDS encoding AAA family ATPase → MFNKLHASARQVSQIVVGKDQQVRLALTCLLAGGHLLIDDVPGVGKTTLAHALALALGLRFNRVQFTSDLLPADVAGISVYEREKNGFVFHPGPIFTQVLLADEINRATPKTQSGLLEAMEERQVTADGVTRALPEPFFVIATQNPAHQVGTFPLPESQLDRFLMCLSLGYPDAAAERALLMGEDRRAMLKTIAPVMRPEELLDAQRSLRAIHASDKLIDYLQALAQASRSGKLFAEGLSPRATLALLQAARAWAALEGRDHVIPEDVQALLVPVCAHRLRPLRSAQGVAMASRDLVLQLQKSVPV, encoded by the coding sequence ATGTTCAACAAATTGCACGCTAGCGCCCGCCAGGTCAGCCAGATCGTGGTCGGCAAGGACCAGCAGGTCCGCCTCGCGCTGACCTGCCTCCTGGCTGGCGGCCACCTGCTCATCGACGACGTGCCCGGCGTCGGCAAGACGACCCTCGCCCACGCGCTCGCGCTGGCGCTGGGCCTGAGGTTCAACCGCGTCCAGTTCACGAGCGACCTGCTGCCGGCCGACGTCGCCGGCATCTCCGTCTACGAGCGCGAAAAGAACGGCTTCGTCTTCCACCCCGGCCCGATCTTCACGCAGGTGCTGCTCGCGGACGAGATCAACCGCGCCACGCCCAAGACGCAATCGGGCCTGCTGGAAGCGATGGAAGAGCGGCAGGTCACGGCCGACGGCGTCACCCGCGCGCTGCCGGAACCTTTCTTCGTCATCGCGACGCAGAACCCCGCGCACCAGGTCGGCACGTTCCCCCTGCCGGAATCCCAGCTCGACCGCTTCCTGATGTGCCTGTCGCTCGGCTACCCGGACGCCGCCGCCGAGCGCGCCCTGCTGATGGGCGAGGACCGGCGCGCGATGCTGAAAACCATTGCCCCCGTGATGCGGCCGGAAGAACTGCTCGATGCCCAGCGCTCGCTGCGCGCGATCCACGCCTCCGACAAGCTCATCGATTACCTGCAGGCGCTGGCGCAGGCATCGCGCTCGGGCAAGCTGTTTGCGGAGGGATTGTCGCCGCGCGCTACGCTGGCGCTGCTGCAGGCCGCGCGCGCATGGGCTGCGCTGGAAGGCCGCGACCACGTGATCCCGGAAGACGTCCAGGCCCTGCTCGTGCCGGTGTGTGCGCACCGCCTGCGGCCGTTGCGGTCGGCGCAGGGCGTGGCGATGGCCAGCCGCGACCTCGTGCTGCAGTTGCAGAAATCGGTCCCGGTCTGA